A window of Pseudomonas denitrificans (nom. rej.) genomic DNA:
GCCTTGGCCTCGGTATCGCGCGCAACATCGCGCATACCCACGGCGGCGAAGTCACCTTGCAGAACCGCCGTGAGGGTGGGCTGCGGGTGACGTTGAGGCTGCCGCGGCTGGAAGTGGAGTAGGGCGCTTCGCGCTTCCGTCATCTTTCGCCATGAACATTCGCCCAATGTCACCGGCCGGTGACAATCAAAGATCGCTTCGTTACCCGGAGAACGGAATGCCTTGGATAGACTCGGACCATCGCAAGCGAAGACTTGCCTCCAATAACAAGAACAAGGTGCTCCCCATGAATGCGATCCGTCGCCTGTCGGCCGCCATCTGTCTGTCCTCCTTCTGTCTCTCCCCCCTGCTGGCCCACGCCGGTGAAGTCGAAGTGCTGCACTGGTGGACTTCCCCCGGTGAGAAGCGCGCTGCCGAAACCCTGAAGAAACTCGTCGAAGCCAAGGGGCACACCTGGAAGGACTTCGCCGTCGCCGGTGGCGGTGGTGAAGCGGCCATGACCGTGCTGAAGACCCGCGCCGTCTCCGGCAATCCGCCGGCCGCCGCGCAGATCAAGGGGCCGGACATCCAGGAGTGGGGCGAGCTGGGGCTGCTCGCCGACCTCAACGACGTCGCCGCCGAAGGCAAATGGGACCAGCTGCTGCCGCCGCAGGTGGCGCAGATCATGAAGTACAAGGGCGACTACGTGGCCGTGCCGGTCAACGTGCACCGGGTGAACTGGCTGTACATCAACCCGGAAGTCTTCAAGAAGGCCGGCGCCACGCCGCCGACCACCCTCGATGAATTCTTCGCCGCCGCCGACAAGCTCAAGGCCGCCGGCTTCACGGCGCTGGCCCACGGCAGCCAGCCCTGGCAGGACGGCACCCTGTTCGAGAACCTGGTGCTCAGCAAGATGGGCCCGGAGGGCTATCGCAAGGCCTTCGTCGAACTGGACAAGGAAACCCTCACCGGCGCGCCGATGGCCGACGTCTTCGCCGCGCTGAAGAAGCTGCACGGCTACGTTGACGCCGACGCCGCCGGCCGCGAGTGGAACGTCGCCACCGGCATGGTCATCAACGGCAAGGCCGGCATGCAGATCATGGGCGACTGGGCCAAGAGCGAGTTCACCGCCGCCGGCAAGGTGGCGGGCAAGGACTACCAGTGCCTGCCGTTCCCCGGCACGCAGAAGGCCTTCGACTACAACATCGATTCCCTGGTGATGTTCAAGCTGAGCAACGAGGAGAACCGCAAGGCCCAGGAAGACCTGGCGCGCGCGGTGCTCGACCCGTCCTTCCAGAAGGACTTCAGCCTGAACAAGGGCTCGATCCCGGTGCGCCTGGACGTCGACATGACGCCCTTCGACAGCTGCGCCCAGCAGTCGATGAAGGACTTCAAGGCCGCCTCCGCCAGCGGCAACCTGGTGCCAAGCATGGCTCACAGCATGGCCGCCTCCAGCTATGTGCAGGGCGCGATCTTCGACGTGGTCACCAACTTCTTCAACGACCCCGCCGCCGACCCGCAGAAGGCCGCGCAGCAACTGGGCGCCGCCATCCAGGCCGCCGCGCAGTAAGGCGCTCGCCGGCTCCGTCGCGGAGCCGGCCTCTCTCCCCAACTGAACGACTCCGGGCCGCCATGGCAGCCCGGGTGGGCTCACTCATCCTCGAGAAAGCAGATGGCGACCCGATCTCCGACTTTCACTCCCGCCGCCGCGCCCCGCGCTTCGCTGCTCGATGGCCTGCAGGCCTGGCTGCCGAAGCTGGTGCTGGCCCCGAGCATGCTCGTGGTGCTGGTCTGCGTTTACGGCTACATCGGCTGGACGCTGCTGCTGTCCTTCACCAACTCACGCTTCATGCCCGCCTACAGCTGGGCCGGGCTGAGCCAGTACCTGCGCCTGTGGGACAACGACCGCTGGTGGGTGGCGAGCAAGAACCTGCTGCTGTTCGGCGGCCTGTTCATCGGCGTCTGCCTGGTGCTCGGGGTGTTCCTCGCGGTGCTGCTGGACCAGCGCATCCGTCGCGAAGGCTTTATCCGCACGGTGTACCTGTACCCCATGGCGCTGTCCATGATCGTCACCGGCACCGCCTGGAAGTGGCTGCTCAACCCCGGCCTGGGCCTGGACAAGCTGCTGCGCGACTGGGGCTGGAGCGGCTTTCGCTTCGACTGGCTGGTGGACCCGGAGCGGGTGGTCTACTGCCTGGTGATCGCCGCCGTGTGGCAGGCCTCGGGCTTTGTCATGGCGCTGTTCCTCGCCGGTCTGCGCGGGGTCGACCCGGCCATTGTGCGCGCCGCCCAGGTGGACGGCGCGAGCCTGCCGACCATCTACCTGCGCATCGTCCTGCCGAGCCTGCGCCCGGTGTTCTTCAGCGCACTGATGATCCTCGCGCACATCGCCATCAAGAGCTTCGACCTGGTCGCCGCGATGACCGCCGGCGGCCCCGGCTACTCCTCCGACCTGCCGGCGATGTTCATGTATGCCCACACCTTCACCCGTGGCCAGATGGGCCTGGGCGCGGCCAGCGCGATGCTGATGCTGGGCGCCGTGCTGGCCATCGTCGTGCCGTACCTGTACTCCGAACTGCGAGGCAAGCGCCATGCATGACTCGACCCTGAAACCGTCGTTCAGCCTGAGCCGCCTGGCGGTGCACGCGACCCTCTGGGGCGCCGTGGCGCTGTACGTGATCCCGCTGCTGGTGATGCTGCTGACCAGCTTCAAGTCGCCCGAGGACATCCGTAACAGCAACCTGCTGGCGCTGCCGGATGTGTTCACCGCGATCGGCTGGGTGAAAGCCTGGGGCGCAGTGGGCGACTACTTCTGGAACTCGGTGAAGATCACCGTGCCGGGCGTGCTGATCTCCACCTTCATCGGCGCCATGAACGGCTACGTGCTGTCGATGTGGCGCTTCCGCGGTTCGCAGCTGTTCTTCGGCGCGCTGCTGTTCGGCTGCTTCCTGCCGTTCCAGGTCATCCTCCTGCCGATGTCCTTCACCCTCGGCAAGCTCGGCCTGGCCAACACCACCACCGGCCTGGTGATGGTGCACTGCATCTACGGCCTGGCCTTCACCACGTTGTTCTTCCGCAACTACTTCGTGGCGATCCCGGATGCGCTGGTGAAGGCCGCGCGCCTGGACGGCGCAGGGTTCTTCACCATCTTCCTGCGCATCCTGATGCCGATGTCCACGCCGATCGTGATGGTCTGCCTGATCTGGCAGTTCACCCAGATCTGGAACGATTTCCTCTTCGGAGTGGTGTTCGCCAGCGGCGATGCTCAGCCCATCACCGTGGCGCTGAACAACCTGGTGAACATCAGCACGGGCGTGAAGGAATACAACGTCGACATGGCGGCCGCGATGATCGCGGCGCTGCCCACGCTGGTGGTCTACGTACTGGCCGGCAAGTACTTCGTGCGCGGGCTCACTGCCGGCGCCGTCAAAGGTTGAGGTAAGCACCGATGTCCACCCTTGAACTGCACAACCTGCACAAGTCCTACGGCGCAGGCCTGGCGGACACCCTGAAGTCGATCAACCTGTCGATCGACTCGGGCGAGTTCCTGATCCTGGTCGGCCCTTCGGGCTGCGGCAAATCCACCCTGATGAACTGCATCGCCGGGCTGGAGAACGTCACCGGCGGCGCTATCCTGGTGGACGGCCAGGACATCAGCGGCATGAGCCCGAAGGACCGCGACATCGCCATGGTGTTCCAGTCCTACGCGCTGTACCCGACCATGAGCGTGCGCGAGAACATCGCCTTCGGCCTGAAAATCCGCAAGCTGCCGAAAACCGAGATCGACGCCGAGGTGGCTCGCGTGGCCAAGCTCTTGCAGATCGAGCACCTGCTCGAACGCAAGCCCTCGCAGCTTTCCGGCGGCCAGCAGCAGCGCGTGGCCATGGGCCGGGCGCTGGCGCGGCGGCCGAAGATCTACCTGTTCGACGAACCGCTGTCGAACCTCGACGCCAAGCTGCGCGTGGAGATGCGCACCGAGATCAAGCTGATGCACCAGCGCCTGAAGACCACCACGGTGTACGTGACCCATGACCAGATCGAGGCCATGACCCTGGGTGACAAGGTGGCGGTGATGAAGGACGGCATCGTCCAGCAATTCGGCACACCGCAGCAGATCTACAACGACCCGGCGAACCTGTTCGTCGCCAGCTTCATCGGTTCGCCGCCGATGAACTTCATCCCGCTCAAGGTCCAGCAGCAGGGCGGCCGGCTGGTCGGCCTGCTGGATAGCGGCCAGGACCGCTGCGAGCTGCCGCTGCAACTGGAGGCCGGGCTGATCGAGGGCCGCGAGCTGATCCTCGGCGTGCGCCCGGAACAGGTGCAGCTGGCCAGCGATGGCGCCAACGATCCCAGCGACCTGCGCGCCGAGGTCGAGGTGGTCGAGCCCACCGGCCCGGACACCCTGGCCTTCGTCACGCTCAATGGCGCCAAGGTCTGCTGCCGCCTCGCACCGGACCAGGCGCCCCAGCCGGGCGCGTTCCTGCAGCTGCGCTTCGATCCTTCCCGCGCGCTGCTGTTCGACGCGCAGAGCGGCGAGCGCCTGCGCGCCGAGCCGCGCGGCGACGGCGCGAACAAGGTGACGCCGCTGGCCCGCCAGAAGCATTCCTGAAACACCCCTGCCTGTAACTACGCTAGAAACCAAGACAACGAGGACGCTGGAGATGCACAAGAACAACAAGAACCGGCCTGCAGCACGAACCCTGGGCTGCCTGCTCGCACTGGGTTGCGCGGGCAACGTCGCGCATGCCGCCGATGCCTTCTCATCCGAGTCCAAGTGGGGCCTGGGTGACTGGGGCGGCAAGCGCACCGAGCTGCTGGAGAAGGGCTACGACTTCAAGCTCGACTACGTCGGCGAGGCCGCCAGCAACCTGGGCGGCGGCTACGACCAGCACACCACGGCGCGCTACTCCGACCAGTTCGCCCTCGGCACCCACCTGGACCTGCAGAAGATCCTCGGCTGGGATGCCACCGAGTTCCAGCTGACGGTCACCGAGCGTAGCGGCCGCAACCTCTCCAACGACCGCATCAGCGACCCGCGCGCCGGGCAGTTCAGCTCGGTGCAGGAAGTCTGGGGCCGTGGCCAGACCTGGCGCCTGACGCAGATGTGGATCAAGCAGCAGTACTTCGATGGCGCGCTGGACGTGAAAGTCGGCCGCTTCGGCGAGGGCGAGGACTTCAACAGCTTCCCCTGCGATTTCCAGAACCTGGCCTTCTGCGGCTCGCAGGTGGGCAACTGGGTCGGCGGCATCTGGTACAACTGGCCGGTCAGCCAGTGGGCGGCCCGCGTGAAGTGGAACTTCAACGACGAGTGGTACGCCCAGGTCGGCGCGTACAACCAGAACCCGTCGAACCTGGAAACCGGCAACGGCTTCAAGCTCAACGGCAGCGGCACCAAGGGCACCATCCTGCCGGTGGAGCTGGTGTGGATGCCCAAGGTCGGCGCCCAGCAACTGCCCGGCGAATACCGCCTGGGCTACTACTACAGCACGGCCGAGGCCGACGACGTGTACGACGACGTCAACGGCAACCCGCAGGCGCTCACCGGCGAGCCGGCCAAGACCCACAGCGGCAAGCACGGCTGGTGGGTGGTGGCGCAGCAGCAGGTCACCGCCCATGACGGCGACACTTCGCGCGGCCTGAGCCTGTTCGCCAACTTCACCGTGCACGACAAGGCCACCAACACCGTCGACAACTACCAGCAGCTCGGCGTGGTCTACAAGGGCCCGTTCGACGCGCGGCCCAAGGACGACATCGGCTTCGGCGTGGCGCGCATCCACCTCAACGACGACGTGCAGGATCGCCAGCGCCTGGTTAACCAGGTCAACGGCATCGACGACTACGACAACCCGCTGTACCAGCCCATCCAGGACACCGAGTACAACGCCGAGCTGTACTACGGCGTGCATGTGACCAATTGGCTCACCGTGCGGCCGAACCTGCAGTACATCCGCCATCCGGGCGGCGTGGACGAGGTCAACAACGCCGTGGTGGCCGGCCTGAAGATCCAGTCCAGTTTCTGATTGCTCCCTGGTGCGAACCTGGCCCGTCCTTGCGACGGGCCTTTTTTCATTGGCGCGGGCGCTGCGCGTGACTAGGCTTTGCGGTTAGAATCGCCGCCTTTTCTGTAAGATGTAGTGAAACTACAGAGATCTTCACGCCCCGGAATGTCCGGGCAGGGATTGGATCAGGACATCCGGACAATGCTCGAGCATCCGCTGCAGCGCTTTTTTCATTCCATGCGGGGCAAGCGCCCCTTCGACTGGGTGCGCTTCCAGCGTCGCGACCTGCTGCTCATTGATCACCCGCAATGCCAGGCGGTGTTCAGCCGCCAGGGCGCGCAGCTGCTGCACTTCCAGCCGCGCGGCGCGCGCCCGCTGCTGTGGTGTTCGAGCCAGTGGCCGAGCCTGAGCACGGCGCCGATCCGCGGTGGTATTCCGGTCTGCTGGCCCTGGTTCGGCAGCCACCCGGTGGAAGCCGACTGGCCGCAGCACGGCTGGGCGCGCCAGCGCGAGTGGCGCATGCTCGATGCCTGGGCCGACGACAGCAAGGTGGTGGTCAGCTGGCAGCTGGACATCGAGGACTGGCATGTGCGCCTGGAAGCGCGCCTGGGCCAGGACCTGGACATCGAACTCTCCAGCTACCACGAGGATGACAGCGACTGTCTCTTCAGCTTCGCCCTGCAGCCTTACTGGCGCGTGGGTTCGCTGCGCCGCTCGGTGGTCCATGGGATGGAGCTGGACGGCAAGGCCAGCGGCCTGCCCAACACCTGGGCTCCCCGTGGCGCGGTCAAGCAGGTGCTCTACAACACCGGTTCCCTGGTGCTGGAGGATGCCGGCTGGCAGCGGCGCCTGCGCATCGACAAGAACACCAGCGCCGGCAGCGTCATCTGGCACCCCGGCAGCCGCGCGGTGGAGCAGGTGGAGCCGGGTGAAGCGGAGCGCTTCCTGTGCATCGGCGCCGCCGGCTATCGCGCCGGCGGGCTGATTCTCGCCCAGGGCGAGCGGATGCTGCTGAATCTGCGCGCGGGATTGATCTGATCAGGATTGGTGTCGCGCCCCCTACCTGGGGAGCGTAGGAACACACTTGTAGGAGCGGGCCATGCCCGCGATCGCGCGCATGGCGCGCTCCTGCAGAGTCTCGGGGAGAGAGGTGAGCGGACAGCCTCACCGAGGCCATCCGCAGGACGAGGGGCGCGCCCTCAGGACGGTTGCTGCGGAGTACCCAGCAGCGACTTGCCGGTTTTCTTCTGCCGCTTGGCCATGCGTTTTTCGTGCGCGGTTTTCAGCGGCTTCTTCTTCGCCTGTTTCTTCGCGTCGAGACCTTTCACGAGCCTGTCCTCCAACGGGACGCCCTCGGGCCGAGAGCTGACTGCTTCAGCATAGTCCCGTGGCAGGCGGCTGTTCAGCCGGCGGTCAGGCGCTCCAGCTCGCGGCGCACCATGTTGGCGTAGTGCGGCGGGCTCAGCCGGTACAGCTCGCCGGCCACCCAGGGCAGCCAGCGGGCGCCGAGCTGGTCGCGTTCGGCCAGCAGGCGCCGGGCTTCGGCTTCGGCGCGCTGGGCGTTTTCCTGGTGGTAGTCGGCACGGCTCATCGGCGGTTCTTCGGTGCAACGTCAGGTCTTGGCGCAGCTCAGGGTCTGCGGATCAATGGTGATGCTGGCCAGCGGCTTGGCGTCGCTGCCGGCGTACTCGTGGGTGACGCTCAGGTGGTGCTCGCGGAAGCGCTGCAGCAGGTCGGGCTGCTCGCAGGTGGTGCCTTCGAGCTGCTTCTTCAGCCCGTTCTCGAACTTGGCGCGGGCACCCAGGTCCATGGCGTCCAGGCGCAGGTTGGAGATGGCGTAGCGGTAATACAGCATCTTCTTCGCCGGGTCGAGCTGCACGCTGTTGAGGGTGGTCACCTTGTCTACCTGGCGTGGCAGGTTGGACTTGGTCACCTGGTCGAAATAGTCCGCCGATTCCTTGAGGAATTTCGCTTCTTCGGGAGTGTCTTCGGCGTGGACGGCAAGGCTGGTGAGCAACAGGAAGGGCAGGGCGAGACGGGCAAACGGCATGGGAGATTCCTGTACGGCTGATGGGGTTGGCTCAGTAGGTGCGACCGCCGGAAAGCGGGCTGGGTTCGGCCGGGAGTGTCGTGACGGCACGCATGGTCAGTGAGTGTAGAGCACCACCAGCGGCTGGCTTCTCGCAGGGCGATTCTTTTGCGAGTAGGCTTGCCCCCGTTCTTTCCTCCACCTTTTCCGCAGGTCCGCAGTCCCGCCATGATCGAACTGACCCAGGTCGACCTCCGCACCGATCCCGCCGCGCAGCGCGTGGTGAAGGACGAAACCGTCACCGTCGAATTCGCTGCGGTGGCCGGCGAATTGATGAGCCTCGAAGGCCCGAACCTTTATGCAGTCGGCGACGCGATCATCAGCGGCGCGACCGGCGAGCGCTGGGTCGTTTCCCGCGAGCGCTTCGATCCGAAGTACCGGCCCGCCGAAGCCGCGCTCACCCACGGCGAGCCGGGTGCCTACCGCAACATCCCCAGCCCGGTGCTGGCCCGGCGCATGGACGAACCCTTCACCCTGCTGCGCTCGGCCGGTGGCGACCGCCTCACCGGTGCCCCTGGCGACTGGGTC
This region includes:
- a CDS encoding ABC transporter substrate-binding protein translates to MNAIRRLSAAICLSSFCLSPLLAHAGEVEVLHWWTSPGEKRAAETLKKLVEAKGHTWKDFAVAGGGGEAAMTVLKTRAVSGNPPAAAQIKGPDIQEWGELGLLADLNDVAAEGKWDQLLPPQVAQIMKYKGDYVAVPVNVHRVNWLYINPEVFKKAGATPPTTLDEFFAAADKLKAAGFTALAHGSQPWQDGTLFENLVLSKMGPEGYRKAFVELDKETLTGAPMADVFAALKKLHGYVDADAAGREWNVATGMVINGKAGMQIMGDWAKSEFTAAGKVAGKDYQCLPFPGTQKAFDYNIDSLVMFKLSNEENRKAQEDLARAVLDPSFQKDFSLNKGSIPVRLDVDMTPFDSCAQQSMKDFKAASASGNLVPSMAHSMAASSYVQGAIFDVVTNFFNDPAADPQKAAQQLGAAIQAAAQ
- a CDS encoding carbohydrate ABC transporter permease, which codes for MATRSPTFTPAAAPRASLLDGLQAWLPKLVLAPSMLVVLVCVYGYIGWTLLLSFTNSRFMPAYSWAGLSQYLRLWDNDRWWVASKNLLLFGGLFIGVCLVLGVFLAVLLDQRIRREGFIRTVYLYPMALSMIVTGTAWKWLLNPGLGLDKLLRDWGWSGFRFDWLVDPERVVYCLVIAAVWQASGFVMALFLAGLRGVDPAIVRAAQVDGASLPTIYLRIVLPSLRPVFFSALMILAHIAIKSFDLVAAMTAGGPGYSSDLPAMFMYAHTFTRGQMGLGAASAMLMLGAVLAIVVPYLYSELRGKRHA
- a CDS encoding carbohydrate ABC transporter permease, which translates into the protein MHDSTLKPSFSLSRLAVHATLWGAVALYVIPLLVMLLTSFKSPEDIRNSNLLALPDVFTAIGWVKAWGAVGDYFWNSVKITVPGVLISTFIGAMNGYVLSMWRFRGSQLFFGALLFGCFLPFQVILLPMSFTLGKLGLANTTTGLVMVHCIYGLAFTTLFFRNYFVAIPDALVKAARLDGAGFFTIFLRILMPMSTPIVMVCLIWQFTQIWNDFLFGVVFASGDAQPITVALNNLVNISTGVKEYNVDMAAAMIAALPTLVVYVLAGKYFVRGLTAGAVKG
- a CDS encoding ABC transporter ATP-binding protein, with translation MSTLELHNLHKSYGAGLADTLKSINLSIDSGEFLILVGPSGCGKSTLMNCIAGLENVTGGAILVDGQDISGMSPKDRDIAMVFQSYALYPTMSVRENIAFGLKIRKLPKTEIDAEVARVAKLLQIEHLLERKPSQLSGGQQQRVAMGRALARRPKIYLFDEPLSNLDAKLRVEMRTEIKLMHQRLKTTTVYVTHDQIEAMTLGDKVAVMKDGIVQQFGTPQQIYNDPANLFVASFIGSPPMNFIPLKVQQQGGRLVGLLDSGQDRCELPLQLEAGLIEGRELILGVRPEQVQLASDGANDPSDLRAEVEVVEPTGPDTLAFVTLNGAKVCCRLAPDQAPQPGAFLQLRFDPSRALLFDAQSGERLRAEPRGDGANKVTPLARQKHS
- a CDS encoding carbohydrate porin is translated as MHKNNKNRPAARTLGCLLALGCAGNVAHAADAFSSESKWGLGDWGGKRTELLEKGYDFKLDYVGEAASNLGGGYDQHTTARYSDQFALGTHLDLQKILGWDATEFQLTVTERSGRNLSNDRISDPRAGQFSSVQEVWGRGQTWRLTQMWIKQQYFDGALDVKVGRFGEGEDFNSFPCDFQNLAFCGSQVGNWVGGIWYNWPVSQWAARVKWNFNDEWYAQVGAYNQNPSNLETGNGFKLNGSGTKGTILPVELVWMPKVGAQQLPGEYRLGYYYSTAEADDVYDDVNGNPQALTGEPAKTHSGKHGWWVVAQQQVTAHDGDTSRGLSLFANFTVHDKATNTVDNYQQLGVVYKGPFDARPKDDIGFGVARIHLNDDVQDRQRLVNQVNGIDDYDNPLYQPIQDTEYNAELYYGVHVTNWLTVRPNLQYIRHPGGVDEVNNAVVAGLKIQSSF
- a CDS encoding D-hexose-6-phosphate mutarotase, which produces MLEHPLQRFFHSMRGKRPFDWVRFQRRDLLLIDHPQCQAVFSRQGAQLLHFQPRGARPLLWCSSQWPSLSTAPIRGGIPVCWPWFGSHPVEADWPQHGWARQREWRMLDAWADDSKVVVSWQLDIEDWHVRLEARLGQDLDIELSSYHEDDSDCLFSFALQPYWRVGSLRRSVVHGMELDGKASGLPNTWAPRGAVKQVLYNTGSLVLEDAGWQRRLRIDKNTSAGSVIWHPGSRAVEQVEPGEAERFLCIGAAGYRAGGLILAQGERMLLNLRAGLI
- a CDS encoding PGDYG domain-containing protein: MIELTQVDLRTDPAAQRVVKDETVTVEFAAVAGELMSLEGPNLYAVGDAIISGATGERWVVSRERFDPKYRPAEAALTHGEPGAYRNIPSPVLARRMDEPFTLLRSAGGDRLTGAPGDWVMQYAPGDYGVVKAERFAKVYRLAD